The following DNA comes from Erigeron canadensis isolate Cc75 chromosome 3, C_canadensis_v1, whole genome shotgun sequence.
tccgtatagaagaagaagaagcataTATAAATGGAGTAactaacaatatataattatatattttttgaatgacTAGGTGAGCTCGATGACCATGGTCGTGGAGGATACAACAACGGAGGAGGACGTGGAGGATACAACAACGGTGGTGGACGTGGAGGTCATGACAACGGAGGTGGACGTGGACGAGGAGGACATGACAACGGAGGTGGACGTGGGGGACATGACAACGGCGGTGGACGTGGGGGACATGACAAcggtggtggtcgtggtggcggcggcggcggtggccgTGGAGGTTGCAGATATGGTTGCTGTGGTGGTGGACGCTACAACCACGGTGGGGGGTGCAGGTGTTGCTCTACCTTTGCCGAGGCAACTGCTTACAACCAAGCTCATCAAAACTGATCATCACTACGTACgaaggcatatatatataattgaggGTAGTGATGAACCATATTTTATGTCACgtaaacatatatatggttCACCATGCACTCATGcatgcaatatatatatgcaatgtttatGTATGTAATAATTGGCATGGCTTCTTTCGTAAGAAACATGCATTCAGTATAATGTAAAATAAGTGAAAACCTTATTTGAGTcgatctatctatatatatgcatgtactCCTTTCATGCGttgcataattaattattatccCTCAACAAAACTAATTAGAGACTCTAAATAATTACATGCCTACTTGTGATGATGAATTATGTACTATGACTAGTAGACGACATTTggcctagctagctagcttgttTAAGGTTTTATATTCAATCAAATGATCATTATGAGTTTAAATGCAAGAAAAATTActacatatataaaagttactacgagtatatgtctatatatataatttaaaaataattaaataaaagaaacaagagAAGAAAGAAATTGTCTGTTGCACTCCATGTGCTGACTTAGTGGTCATATTATTTTTAGGATCCTGTCATTTACACTtccatttaatattttaattaagaatttttttttgaaagatgatgATGCAGCAGGTGATAATAAGGGCCCACTAAGACATGTTGCACTACCTTCTTTAAAAGAAGCAATTGCTATCATTATCTCTTCTTGGCTTACTAGTGATGACTGAATACGTCGCTAAAGACAAAATTGTACCTTCACTATTGTTACCGCAAGACACGTACGTTGGTTGTGATGGGGTAGTATCATAGTAGATGATAAGATTGTACATGGTTCTCTACAAAAAAAGATTtaattgaagaaaataaaaagagaaaagaaatgtTGCAGCTCTACAGACCtcagttttatttaattagtaaTTGTAAAATATGGAAATGCTAAGGCCTCTCCTTACAAGGAGGAGAGTCTTCGGGAGTCCTGACTGCCACGTCAACATGACTCTCCCTGCCTATAAGGTCAAGCTTCTTCAGAACTCGGTCCCACCTCATTACATTTTCTCCCTCTCCCTGTTGCCTTTGGTCCCACCTTTCTGCCGTCTTCAAACTTCTTCCAGATGACTCCTCCTAAAAGACACCTGGCCTTCGAGGACGGAAGGAGGACTAAATTATAAGCAAAGGCCTAAGTAATAATTGGCCCGGGAGGGGGGCGGGGGCGGGAA
Coding sequences within:
- the LOC122590833 gene encoding cold and drought-regulated protein CORA-like yields the protein MASKTLLLLALAFAVVLLVTSEVASAKNSELDDHGRGGYNNGGGRGGYNNGGGRGGHDNGGGRGRGGHDNGGGRGGHDNGGGRGGHDNGGGRGGGGGGGRGGCRYGCCGGGRYNHGGGCRCCSTFAEATAYNQAHQN